CTGCACGGTATCCGGGGCGGGGATCGTTTTCAAGGATCTGGGTGATAAGGGATGCCAGGTTGGGAATTTGCTGCGACATTTTCCGGCACTGGGTTTGTGCTTCAGAAGAAAAAATCACTTGAAGCCGGGAAGCGGGCCGATTGTCGGCAAAACCGCCATCTGCCCGGACAATGGCATCTGCCCAGGGGATATAGGGTTTGATATCCAGCACGGGTGTTTCATTGACGATATCCACACCGGACAGATGCAGGACCGGTCCGTCACAACTGTTTTCCACGCTGTCGAGTTTTACGGCGGAAATACCGATGGGATTGGGTCGAAACGGGGATCTTGTGGCGAACACGCCGGCTTTTTTGTTTCCTCCCAGGCGCGGGGGCCGGACCAGGGCTGACCAGGTTTTGTCCCGGGTTTGATGGAATACAAAAATCAGCCAGATATGGGAAAATTTTTCCAGGTCCCGGACCGCATCCATATTGGCAAACGCCGGATCAAATACCAGTTGTCCTCTAGCAGCAGGCACTAAATTCATTTGTCTGGGAACACCGAATTTTTCCTTGAAACAGGTGTACAAGGTGGCAATGGGCGTAAAGGTATGGGGCACGGCATCGGCTCCAATCACTGCATGACCAGCCAGATCCCCACAAACATCACCAGCATGCCGATGATCCGGGAGAGGGTGATGGGCCGGATATCCGCTCCGAACAGGCCGAACTGGTCAATGACGGCTGCTGTGATGAACTGGGCCGTTACCAGGATGGTGAATGCAGCCACCAGCCCTAAGCGGGGGACGCTGTAACCGATGGCGGCGATGAGCACCAGTCCGGTGGGGCCGGCCAGCAGTGTATACCAGGGAACTTGGGACAGACCGGACAGATTGCCGCCCCGCAGCAGGATCATGATGATCCCGATGAGAAATCCGCCTCCCCCATAGGTGACGAACACGCTTTCAAGGGTGCCCACCTGCTTGTCAATACCCCCCATCAGCTGACCCTGAAGGGCCACGGCAATACCGCCGACGGCGGCAATGACGGCCAGATAAATGAGACTCACTGTTTTTCTCCTTTGTTCAGAAACCGGCTATTACCGGGTTGTGGCTGTCCTGGGTCCGATTCCGGATTTTTTAATTGCCACTACTACTAAAAAAAGTGTTTCAAATCAAGCAGATCAAACGTCTACACCGGATTTTCCTTTTCATCATCCGCATTCTGTTATATTTTACCCACACCAATGTTGAGGTCATTTAAGGAGTCTGACATGAGATTTCCGGTTATCGTGGTCATTGCCGTGCTCTTATTTTTGCTTACACGGTACGTGTTTTCCAGAAAACTATTGTATTTTCCAATGCCGGTCAACGCCGAACAGCTGGCACAGATGGCGGCCCGGATCCCGGAGGCGGAAGAGATCCGGATTTCTGTGGGAAAAAACACCGTGCTCCATGGATGGCTGGTGAAAAAAGACTGGACCGGCCTGCCCACGGTGTTTTATTTCGGAGGCAATGCCGAAGAAGTCTCCGTAAACCTGGCGGATTTTTCAGCCCGGGTATCTGCCAATGGGGTTCTGATCAACTACCGGGGATACGGCCAGAGCGGCGGATCGCCTACAGAAGCGCGTCTCAAGGCGGATGCCCTGGCCATTTATGATCATATGGCAACCCGGTATTCACTTGACGCCACCAACTGTGCTGCCTGGGGCCGGAGCCTGGGGTCTTCCATGGCGGCGTATCTGGCCCTGGAACGGGGCCTTGGCAGACTGATGCTCACCTGCCCTTTTGACAGCATTCAGGCGGTGGCCGGCGCATATTACCCGTCGTGGCTGGTGAATCTGGTGCTGGAGGACCGGCATCGTACCATTGATTTTGCGGCCGGAATCACCAGTCCGACCCTGATTCTGGTGGCCCCGAATGACGAAGTGATACCCACGCAGAATACCCTTCGCCTGTATGAGCGCCTGACCTGCCCCAAACAGCTGGTGCCGGTTCATGGCGCCGGCCATAACACGATTTCTTCGTTTGAAGTCTATTTTGATGCAGTCAATACATTTCTGGAAAAAGACCTGGCGCACACCAGGTCCCATCGATTGACAAAGGATCCGGCAAAATGACAACAGGATCGGAAACGCATGGGTCGCACCCGATGGAAATCCGTGGCGCTGTCCAGGCCGGTATCCCCATATTCATCGGGTACTTTCCGGCGGCTGTGGCCTTTGGTATTCTGGCAAAAGGGTGCAGCACCAGCCTGCTGGAGGCGTTTATGTTTTCTGCGGTGGTGTTTGCCGGGGCCAGCCAGTTCATCGCTTTGAACCTGCTGATGACCGGCATGGGACCGGGGGGTATCATTCTGACCACCTTGCTGGTGAATTTCAGACATTTTCTCATGAGTGCGTATCTGTCCACCCGGCTCAGAAATCTGGCCCATAAAACCTATTTTCTGCTGGCTTTCGGGGTGACGGATGAAGTGTTTTCCGTGCTGTCTTTCCACAAAAAGGCCTTGACCCCCCGGTTTGTATTTTTCCTGGAACTGTCCGCCTGGTCCGGGTGGGTATCCGGCACGGTGTGCGGATATGTTCTGGGCGGTTTTCTGCCCGATATTCTGACCCAGAGCATGGGGGTTGCTTTGTACGCCCTGCTGCTGGCCATCCTGATGCCGGCCCTCAAGACTGCCAGAGTAACAGTGTTTCTGGCTGTGCTGTCGGCTGTGCTGAATACGCTGCTGATATGGCTGGATCTGTTTCCTGCCGGGTGGACCATTATTATCTGTATCCTGGTGGTGGCATTTGTGGGAGCGATGCTCACCCCGGAAAAAAAGGAGGTCACCTGTGAATGACACCCTGATTCCCTTGATTTTGGGTATGGCTGCCGTGACCTATATACCCCGGCTTTTGCCTTTTCTCCTGCTCAACCGCCTGCGCATTCCCCACAAAGTGAACGCGTTTTTAAAAGCCATCCCTGTTGCAGCCATCGGTGCATTGATCGTTCCCGGTGTTTTAACCGCCACACCGGATATGCCGGCAGCGGCCCTGGCAGGCATGGGTTTCACTTTGATTTACGGGATGTTCAGAGGCGGGATCATCGTGCCGGTTTTAGGAGCGGTGGGTATTTCCTGGCTGATACTGGCCCTGGCGGGGTGAAAAAAATGCCGATATCACAACCGGAAAAAGGTTTTGACATCCAGACGTATTCTTATATAATTGGTCCATCTGTATTGAATTTCATTCCGGCCTGATTTTAATCTGCTGTTCACTCTGAGCTCTTGCGAAGCCCTTTTTTTAAAATGTTTAAGCAAAGGAGGTAATCATGAGCGACAGTGTCTACAAAATCATCGATCTGGTGGGTGCCAGCACCACATCCTGGGAAGACGCGGCCAACAAGGCCATTGCCAAAGCTTCCGGATCCCTGCGGGATCTGCGCATCGCTGAGGTGAAGAAACTGGACATCAAAATCGAGGAAGGCAAACCCGCCCTGTTCCGCACCAATATCCGTCTGTCCTTCAAGTACCAGGATTGACGGTCAGAAACAATCTGCCGGGAAAAAACAGAGATCGTTCTTTCCCGGCAGAACCTGAGCCCATAACAGAAGATCAGGTCCGGATCTGACCTGCGCCCCAGGCCACGAACTTGGTGGTGGTCAGTTCCCGGATGCCCATGGGGCCATACGCGTGGAGTTTGGAGGTGGAAATGCCGATTTCAGCCCCCAGCCCCAGTTCTCCTCCGTCGTTGAACCGGGTGGACGCGTTGACGATCACCAGAGACGCGTCCACCTCCCGCACGAACCGCCGGGCCCTGTCATAGTCGGTGGTGATGATGGCTTCGGTGTGATTGGAGCCGTATGCGGCAATGTGGCCCATGGCCCCATCCATGTCCGGCACCACCCGGACCGCCAGAATCAGATCCAGATATTCAGCCGCCCAGTCCTCGTCTGTGGCCGGCTGAATATTTTCCAGCATCCGGCAGCAGGCCTCACAGCCTTTTAGGGTGACACCGGCCTGAGTCATGGCGCGGTGCAGCTTTGGCAGAAAATCATCAGCGATCTTTTCATGCACCAGTAACGTTTCCATGGCATTGCACACCCCGGGCCGCTGGGCCTTGGCATTGACACTGATTTCCACGGCCATGTCCAGGTCGGCTGTATCATCCACATACCCGTGGCACACCCCTTTGTAGTGTTTGAGTACCGGAATGGAGGAATGGGCCACCACATGCCGGATCAGGCCTTCCCCTCCCCGGGGGATGATCAGGTCCACCAGCGCTTCCTGCTTTAACAGAATGTTGACCGCCTCCCGGTCCCGCACCGGAATCACCTGGGCCGCGGCATCGGGCAGCCCGGCATCCGCCAGCCCCTGGGCAATGACCTGTGCCAGGGCCAGGTTGGAATACAGGGCTTCGGAACCGCCCCGCAGAATCACGGCATTGCCCGCCTTCAGACACAGGCCGGCCGCATCCACGGTCACGTTGGGCCGGGATTCGTAAATGATGCCGATGACCCCCAAAGGGATACGCATTCTGGCAATTTCAAGCCCGTTGGGGCGGATGCTGGAATCAGACAACGTGCCCACCGGATCATCCAGCCCGGCCACAAATTTTAAACCCTCCGCCATGGCGACAATGGTTTTATCGGTGATCGTAAGCCGGTCGATCATGGCGGAAGACAACCCGTTTTCCCGGGCTGCGGCCACATCTTTCTGATTTTCCGATTTGATCTGTTCTGCCCGGGTTTCCAGCAGGTCAGCCATGATCATCAGGGCGGTATCCTTTTGTTTTCTGGGAACGGCAGCCATAATACCGGAAGCAGCCTTGGCAGCGGCAGCAATTTCAATGATCTGTGTTTCTATGGACATGATCACTCCTTGTTTTGTTCAATGGGGTTAAGCGGGACATAAAGCTGTCAGGCCGGATCACTGATGATCACCAGATTGTCCCGGTGAATGACTTCATCATAGGGCCGGTATCCGAGGCGGTCCTTGATCTGGCCGGTCTGGCATCCCATGATTTTCAGGACATCTGTGGCATTGTAGTTCACCAGGCCCATTCCCAGCAGATGTTTGCTTTCATCCATGAATTCCACGGGATCTCCCACGTCAAAATAGTCATCCACCCGGACAATGCCGGAAGGCAGCAGACTTTTATGCTGCCGGACCACGGCATCTTTGGCTCCGGCATCAATGGTGATCCGGCCCTTGGCCTGCAGGGTAAGGCCGATCCATTTCTTTTTGGAGTTGAGTCGTTCCGCTTTGGGAACAAAATAGGTGCCGTCATACGTGTTTTCAAAAATGGACAGCAGAATATCGGGAGTGAACCCGCAGGCAATGATTTTGGGAATGCCGGCAGTGGTCAGTTTTCTGGCGGCCGTGATTTTGGTTTTCATCCCGCCGGTACCTAAAGGGCCGGCAATGGTGCCGGCCATGTCTTCCACCTGCTGCCCCGGGTTGTCCACCACCCGGATGAGCTGGGCATCTTCATGAATCCGGGGGTCTTTGTCGAACAGCCCGCCGATGTCGGTGAGGTTGATCATCAGGTCTGCATCCATGAGCATCGTGATCATGGCACCCAGATTATCATTGTCCCCGAACTGCAAAGATTTTACCGCCACCGTGTCGTTTTCATTGATAATGGGCAGTACCTGCCAGTTCAGCAGCGTGTTGATGGTGTTTCTGGCATTCAGGTACCGCACCCGGTCACACAGATCTCCTCTGGTGAGCAAAAGTTGCGCCACTTTTCTGCCGCATTTTTCCACGGCTTTTTCCCATTCCCGGATGAGATCCGCCTGGCCGATGGCTGAGACTGCCTGACGTTTGGGAATGTCGGAGGGGCGTTTGGACAACCCCAGTTTAGTGACACCGGCGGCCATGGCACCGGAAGAGACCAAAATCACCTGAATGCCCCGGTCATAAAGCCGGCAGATCTGATCGGACAGGCTGGCGATGATATCGATGTTCAGGCTGTTTTTCCGGGTCAAGACCCCGGAGCCCACTTTAACGACAATGCGGTGAACCGGACCGGTGAGCCAGGATGGGGGCTGTGCGTTCATTACAAGTTTTTATATAACCTCTTTGTCTGTGTTGGCAAAATTTTTTCCTATGCCCATTAGAAACAAATGTCAACCTGAAAATGGGAATCATTGCTTTTACAGTCATGGGGTGGTTAAAAATCTTTACAGCAACAAATGTTGCTGATACAAAGAAAAGCAAATGATCCATTTTCTGTTCATGGGCCTGGTGCTGGGCCTGTCGGCCGGGCTGGCACCGGGGCCGTTGCTGACGCTGGTGGTATCGGAGACCCTGCGGTATCATGTGGGGGCAGGGATCCGGGTGGCCCTGGCGCCGTTGATCAGTGATCTGCCCATTGTGGTGGTGTCGGTGGGGCTGTTGTCCACCATGGCCGATTTCGAGGCGGTACTCGGGGCCATTTCCCTTATGGGGGGCGCAGTGGTGTTCCGCATGGGGGTTCATGGGTTGAAAACCCGGGCTCTGGTGATCGAACCGGAGGTGTCCGGCCGCAATGCCCTGGTCAAAGGGGTGCTGGTGAATGTGCTGAGCCCCCACCCCTATCTGTTCTGGATTTCAGTGGGCGCGCCGCTGGTGCATCGGGCCATGGCCGTGAGCCTGGCAGCGGCTATGGCGTTTATCGCGGGTTTTTATCTGCTTCTGGTGGGATCCAAGGTGGTTGTGGCCCTGGCGGTGGGCCGGTCCAGGACAGTGATCAAAGGGCGGGCCTATGTACTTATCATGCGGGGGCTGGGCCTGGCATTGTGTCTGCTGGCCCTGATGCTGGTCAAAGACGGACTGACCCTGGTCGGGGTATGGGGGTGATCCTGCCCTGATTCAGGCACAGCAATAAAACTTTTTATGTCTGGATCAGGGCAGGGCGGGTGTGTAACGTTGATTTGAAGTTAGACAAGGCGGTCAGGCATACCGGTAAAAGGCCGGCTCATTTAAGGCGCTTTCAGCAAAATCAAACTCTTCTTCAATGGCAGCGGTGAAGTCCCGGTCAAATTCCAGGGCATGCCTCTGGTCTCCGCGGTAGGTTTTTTCCCAGGGCCGTCGTAACGCCACCGACAGCAGGGTGCGTATCCTTGTGTTGTACTTGCACAGCTGATAGATGGAGGCA
Above is a window of Desulfotignum balticum DSM 7044 DNA encoding:
- a CDS encoding AzlC family ABC transporter permease; the protein is MTTGSETHGSHPMEIRGAVQAGIPIFIGYFPAAVAFGILAKGCSTSLLEAFMFSAVVFAGASQFIALNLLMTGMGPGGIILTTLLVNFRHFLMSAYLSTRLRNLAHKTYFLLAFGVTDEVFSVLSFHKKALTPRFVFFLELSAWSGWVSGTVCGYVLGGFLPDILTQSMGVALYALLLAILMPALKTARVTVFLAVLSAVLNTLLIWLDLFPAGWTIIICILVVAFVGAMLTPEKKEVTCE
- a CDS encoding DMT family transporter, with the protein product MSLIYLAVIAAVGGIAVALQGQLMGGIDKQVGTLESVFVTYGGGGFLIGIIMILLRGGNLSGLSQVPWYTLLAGPTGLVLIAAIGYSVPRLGLVAAFTILVTAQFITAAVIDQFGLFGADIRPITLSRIIGMLVMFVGIWLVMQ
- a CDS encoding LysE family translocator, with the translated sequence MIHFLFMGLVLGLSAGLAPGPLLTLVVSETLRYHVGAGIRVALAPLISDLPIVVVSVGLLSTMADFEAVLGAISLMGGAVVFRMGVHGLKTRALVIEPEVSGRNALVKGVLVNVLSPHPYLFWISVGAPLVHRAMAVSLAAAMAFIAGFYLLLVGSKVVVALAVGRSRTVIKGRAYVLIMRGLGLALCLLALMLVKDGLTLVGVWG
- a CDS encoding dodecin family protein, whose product is MSDSVYKIIDLVGASTTSWEDAANKAIAKASGSLRDLRIAEVKKLDIKIEEGKPALFRTNIRLSFKYQD
- the proB gene encoding glutamate 5-kinase; the encoded protein is MNAQPPSWLTGPVHRIVVKVGSGVLTRKNSLNIDIIASLSDQICRLYDRGIQVILVSSGAMAAGVTKLGLSKRPSDIPKRQAVSAIGQADLIREWEKAVEKCGRKVAQLLLTRGDLCDRVRYLNARNTINTLLNWQVLPIINENDTVAVKSLQFGDNDNLGAMITMLMDADLMINLTDIGGLFDKDPRIHEDAQLIRVVDNPGQQVEDMAGTIAGPLGTGGMKTKITAARKLTTAGIPKIIACGFTPDILLSIFENTYDGTYFVPKAERLNSKKKWIGLTLQAKGRITIDAGAKDAVVRQHKSLLPSGIVRVDDYFDVGDPVEFMDESKHLLGMGLVNYNATDVLKIMGCQTGQIKDRLGYRPYDEVIHRDNLVIISDPA
- the tsaA gene encoding tRNA (N6-threonylcarbamoyladenosine(37)-N6)-methyltransferase TrmO — encoded protein: MPHTFTPIATLYTCFKEKFGVPRQMNLVPAARGQLVFDPAFANMDAVRDLEKFSHIWLIFVFHQTRDKTWSALVRPPRLGGNKKAGVFATRSPFRPNPIGISAVKLDSVENSCDGPVLHLSGVDIVNETPVLDIKPYIPWADAIVRADGGFADNRPASRLQVIFSSEAQTQCRKMSQQIPNLASLITQILENDPRPGYRAGPTTKDKKIYGIRLYDLDVKWQITDGIARILSLDPIK
- a CDS encoding alpha/beta hydrolase; protein product: MRFPVIVVIAVLLFLLTRYVFSRKLLYFPMPVNAEQLAQMAARIPEAEEIRISVGKNTVLHGWLVKKDWTGLPTVFYFGGNAEEVSVNLADFSARVSANGVLINYRGYGQSGGSPTEARLKADALAIYDHMATRYSLDATNCAAWGRSLGSSMAAYLALERGLGRLMLTCPFDSIQAVAGAYYPSWLVNLVLEDRHRTIDFAAGITSPTLILVAPNDEVIPTQNTLRLYERLTCPKQLVPVHGAGHNTISSFEVYFDAVNTFLEKDLAHTRSHRLTKDPAK
- a CDS encoding AzlD domain-containing protein codes for the protein MNDTLIPLILGMAAVTYIPRLLPFLLLNRLRIPHKVNAFLKAIPVAAIGALIVPGVLTATPDMPAAALAGMGFTLIYGMFRGGIIVPVLGAVGISWLILALAG
- a CDS encoding glutamate-5-semialdehyde dehydrogenase encodes the protein MSIETQIIEIAAAAKAASGIMAAVPRKQKDTALMIMADLLETRAEQIKSENQKDVAAARENGLSSAMIDRLTITDKTIVAMAEGLKFVAGLDDPVGTLSDSSIRPNGLEIARMRIPLGVIGIIYESRPNVTVDAAGLCLKAGNAVILRGGSEALYSNLALAQVIAQGLADAGLPDAAAQVIPVRDREAVNILLKQEALVDLIIPRGGEGLIRHVVAHSSIPVLKHYKGVCHGYVDDTADLDMAVEISVNAKAQRPGVCNAMETLLVHEKIADDFLPKLHRAMTQAGVTLKGCEACCRMLENIQPATDEDWAAEYLDLILAVRVVPDMDGAMGHIAAYGSNHTEAIITTDYDRARRFVREVDASLVIVNASTRFNDGGELGLGAEIGISTSKLHAYGPMGIRELTTTKFVAWGAGQIRT